A region from the Mercenaria mercenaria strain notata chromosome 7, MADL_Memer_1, whole genome shotgun sequence genome encodes:
- the LOC123554282 gene encoding ankyrin repeat and SOCS box protein 13-like — protein MDADIYNAVQMNDPSGLRQLLNSGGDVNTLYQDLSLISTKSILHMCCEKGRIDCVKVLLEEGANLAARDAWYQTPLMYCMITQWYEIAEILLNHDRDVIDIGDMYGRTALHIAVKNAAIEGVELLLRYGAEVNNVDEKGITPLNSVCGDKEVSASDLVEIVRLLLEAGADPNCKDFMEGRTALQRAMITGNVEVVQMLIAAGARVNTIDSCGRCPVTNILWYHRKRGDSSDVDDDVMIIIIMLIQAGANLNISKYEHSNALCMATMYQCTNLVHYLLYNGADQNVDFYCGVTPLQIATRKRDLKTIKVLLNWKSDLYRKGRVKRGELDYQTDVFHLAIDIGAFEVAMLLVEIGYDLTRVDYLTDWSMCPPDSLIANQAMLEYFRQGARLVQSLFRLSIFTIRNTFTENIPEKAALLPLPKQLIKAVQLEDELT, from the exons ATGGATGCCGATATTTATAATGCTGTTCAGATGAACGATCCGTCAGGACTTCGACAACTATTGAATTCTGGCGGAGATGTGAACACACTTTATCAGGATCTGAGCTTGATTTCCACCAAGTCTATCCTCCACATGTGTTGCGAGAAAGGAAGAATTGACTGTGTTAAA GTGCTTTTAGAGGAAGGGGCGAACCTAGCAGCACGTGATGCCTGGTACCAGACTCCGTTGATGTACTGTATGATCACGCAGTGGTACGAGATAGCGGAAATTCTGCTCAACCATGATCGAGATGTTATTGATATCGGGGATATGTACGGCAGGACAGCGTTACATATTGCCGTGAAAAATGCGGCAATCGAGGGTGTAGAG CTTCTGTTGAGATACGGTGCGGAGGTAAATAACGTAGACGAGAAAGGTATTACACCCTTAAATTCTGTATGTGGCGATAAAGAGGTGTCAGCAAGTGACCTTGTCGAAATAGTCCGACTTCTACTGGAAGCAGGCGCTGACCCAAACTGTAAAGACTTCATGGAGGGGAGAACTGCGCTTCAG AGAGCAATGATAACCGGAAATGTAGAGGTGGTGCAGATGCTGATAGCAGCCGGTGCTCGAGTGAACACAATAGACAGCTGTGGACGGTGTCCTGTTACCAACATTCTGTGGTATCATAGGAAGCGGGGTGATTCTTCTGACGTAGATGATGACGTCATGATTATTATCATCATGTTGATACAG GCTGGAGCGAACCTAAACATCAGTAAATATGAGCACAGTAATGCCTTGTGCATGGCAACTATGTACCAGTGTACAAACCTAGTGCACTATTTGCTGTATAACGGCGCAGACCAAAATGTCGACT TTTATTGTGGTGTGACACCTCTTCAAATTGCTACAAGAAAAAGAGATCTGAAAACGATAAAGGTTTTATTAAACTGGAAAAGTGACTTGTACAGAAAAGGACGCGTTAAACGGGGAGAACTTGATTACCAAACTGATGTTTTTCATCTTGCTATTGACATAGGTGCTTTTGAAGTCGCAATGTTGTTAGTCGAAATCGGATATGATTTGACACGTGTTGATTACCTGACAGACTGGTCTATGTGTCCACCGGATTCTCTAATAGCGAACCAGGCTATGTTAGAGTACTTCCGCCAGGGCGCCAGGTTGGTCCAGAGCTTATTTAGACTATCAATATTTACAATTAGAAACACCTTCACAGAGAATATTCCTGAAAAGGCAGCACTGTTGCCGTTACCTAAACAGCTGATCAAAGCTGTTCAGTTAGAGGACGAACTAACCTAA